One genomic region from Pseudoduganella lutea encodes:
- the pgsA gene encoding CDP-diacylglycerol--glycerol-3-phosphate 3-phosphatidyltransferase: MPFNIPILLTWLRVALIPLVVGVFYLPPSWLPLQDRNLAATVVFIVAAITDWFDGFLARRWNQTSAFGAFLDPVADKLMVAGALLVLVQLDRCNAILAFIIIGREITISALREWMAQIGASKSVAVNSIGKIKTAAQMTALPALLYYDVIFGAVDTRFWGEKLLWLASVLTVWSMFYYLKKAWPLIKERSGNLN, from the coding sequence ATGCCATTCAACATCCCGATCCTGCTGACCTGGCTGCGCGTTGCGCTGATCCCCCTGGTCGTGGGCGTGTTCTACCTCCCTCCGTCATGGCTTCCCCTGCAGGACCGCAACCTCGCCGCCACCGTCGTGTTCATCGTGGCCGCCATCACCGACTGGTTCGATGGCTTCCTGGCCCGCCGCTGGAACCAGACCTCGGCCTTCGGCGCCTTCCTCGACCCGGTCGCCGACAAGCTGATGGTGGCCGGCGCGCTGCTGGTGCTGGTGCAGCTGGACCGCTGCAATGCGATCCTCGCCTTCATCATCATCGGCCGCGAGATCACGATCTCGGCACTGCGCGAATGGATGGCGCAGATCGGCGCATCGAAATCAGTGGCGGTGAACTCGATCGGCAAGATCAAGACGGCCGCGCAGATGACCGCGCTGCCGGCGCTGCTGTACTACGACGTGATCTTCGGCGCCGTCGACACGCGCTTCTGGGGCGAGAAGCTGCTGTGGCTGGCCAGCGTGCTGACCGTGTGGTCGATGTTCTACTACCTGAAAAAGGCCTGGCCGCTGATCAAGGAACGCTCGGGCAATTTGAACTAA